One window of Quercus robur chromosome 5, dhQueRobu3.1, whole genome shotgun sequence genomic DNA carries:
- the LOC126726391 gene encoding 60S ribosomal protein L32-1 — MAVPLLTKKIVKKRVKHFKRPQSDRKISVKPSWRRPKGIDSRVRRKFKGCALMPNIGYGSDKKTRHFLPNGFKKFVVHNVKELELLMMHNRTYCAEIAHNISTRKRKEIVERAAQLDVVVTNKLARLRSQEDE, encoded by the exons ATGGCGGTGCCGTTGCTGACAAAGAAGATCGTGAAGAAGAGGGTCAAGCATTTCAAGAGGCCCCAGAGTGATCGCAAGATCTCTGTCAAG CCAAGCTGGCGTAGGCCAAAGGGTATTGATTCTCGTGTAAGAAGGAAGTTCAAGGGATGCGCACTGATGCCTAACATTGGCTATGGTTCAGACAAGAAGACTCGTCATTTTCTTCCTAATGGTTTCAAGAAATTTGTTGTTCACAATGTGAAGGAGCTTGAGCTACTGATGATGCACAACAG GACTTACTGTGCTGAGATTGCACACAATATCTCCACAAGGAAGAGGAAGGAGATTGTGGAGAGAGCCGCCCAGCTTGATGTTGTTGTGACCAACAAGCTTGCCAGGTTGCGCAGCCAGGAAGATGAATGA